A section of the Rhipicephalus sanguineus isolate Rsan-2018 chromosome 11, BIME_Rsan_1.4, whole genome shotgun sequence genome encodes:
- the LOC119374612 gene encoding uncharacterized protein LOC119374612: protein MQSVRLVAGAIARLSRQQSTSAAASSAKTVATGAHSRRMKYPYTASAKIAQFPYKFHFQKFWLIRYFFCGGLVLYMVFMVYPINKAVNSPQAVAAHRELMRKQAEEHQHH from the exons ATGCAGTCCGTGCGGCTGGTGGCCGGTGCTATCGCCAGACTATCCAG GCAGCAGTCtacttcggcggcggcgtcctCGGCCAAGACGGTTGCCACCGGGGCGCACAGCAGGCGTATGAAGTACCCCTACACGGCGTCGGCAAAGATCGCCCAGTTCCCCTACAAGTTCCACTTCCAGAAGTTCTGGCTCATCAGATACTTCTTCTGCGGTGGCCTGGTGCTATACATGGTCTTCATGGTGTATCCCATTAACAAGGCCG TCAACTCCCCACAGGCAGTTGCGGCTCACCGGGAACTCATGCGCAAGCAGGCAGAAG